One genomic window of Streptomyces sp. NBC_01498 includes the following:
- a CDS encoding DMT family transporter produces MGLGYALLAVAIAAEVAGTTAMKYSEGFTRLWPSLGAVGGYLVAFVLLAQTLKTLSVGTAYAIWAGVGTAAVAAIGMVFLSEAATPAKLAGIALVIAGVVLLNVGGAH; encoded by the coding sequence ATGGGACTGGGATACGCACTGCTCGCCGTGGCGATCGCGGCGGAGGTGGCCGGGACGACGGCCATGAAGTACAGCGAGGGGTTCACCCGGCTCTGGCCGTCGCTGGGGGCCGTGGGCGGGTACCTGGTGGCGTTCGTGCTGCTCGCGCAGACGTTGAAAACCCTTTCCGTCGGCACCGCGTACGCGATCTGGGCGGGCGTCGGTACCGCCGCCGTCGCGGCCATCGGGATGGTCTTCCTCAGTGAGGCGGCCACCCCCGCCAAGCTCGCCGGTATCGCCCTGGTCATCGCCGGGGTCGTCCTGCTCAACGTGGGCGGGGCCCACTGA
- a CDS encoding TetR/AcrR family transcriptional regulator, with protein sequence MARRYDPGRRQRIIDAALRVVGRAGIAGLSHRTVAAEADVPLGSTTYHFASLDELLVAALRQANEGFAAAVTGSAVRTDPECDLAAELARLTGQWLAADRAGVELEYELYLAALRRPALRPVAAEWCDEVVRALAGRVDAGTARALAAVLDGVCLHVLLTGREYDAGHTAETLRRVLAGASPGGALGVT encoded by the coding sequence ATGGCCCGGCGGTACGACCCCGGGCGGCGGCAGCGGATCATCGACGCGGCGCTCCGGGTGGTCGGGCGAGCGGGGATCGCCGGGCTGAGTCACCGGACCGTCGCCGCCGAGGCCGATGTGCCGCTCGGCTCCACGACGTACCACTTCGCGTCCCTGGACGAGCTGTTGGTCGCCGCGCTGCGACAGGCCAACGAGGGCTTCGCCGCCGCCGTCACCGGGAGCGCCGTCCGCACCGACCCGGAGTGCGACCTCGCGGCCGAGCTGGCCCGGCTCACCGGGCAGTGGCTGGCGGCGGACCGGGCGGGCGTCGAGCTGGAGTACGAGCTGTATCTCGCCGCCCTGCGCCGTCCCGCCCTGCGGCCGGTGGCCGCCGAGTGGTGCGACGAGGTCGTACGGGCCCTGGCCGGCCGGGTCGACGCCGGTACGGCCCGCGCGCTGGCCGCCGTACTCGACGGGGTCTGCCTCCATGTCCTGCTCACCGGGCGGGAGTACGACGCCGGGCACACGGCCGAGACGCTGCGCCGGGTTCTCGCCGGGGCGTCCCCGGGCGGCGCCCTTGGCGTCACGTGA
- a CDS encoding RNA polymerase sigma factor, giving the protein MTGIPPDGDDAAVISQSQERPEIFALLYDRYAPDIHRYAARRLGDGAADDITAETFLTAFRLRARYDTTRENARPWLYGIAANLIGKQRRAEVRGLRALARTGRDPVAESWVEHADSRVTAEAAQAALAGAVAGLSGGDRHVLLLVAWADFSYQEVADALSLPIGTVRSRLNRARRKVRTALGGDDPTRVTDVAEATSHG; this is encoded by the coding sequence GTGACCGGAATACCCCCGGACGGCGACGACGCAGCCGTCATCAGCCAATCCCAGGAGCGCCCCGAGATATTCGCGCTCCTCTACGACCGGTACGCCCCCGACATCCACCGCTACGCCGCCCGCCGGCTCGGCGACGGCGCGGCCGACGACATCACCGCCGAAACCTTCCTGACGGCCTTCCGCCTCCGTGCCCGGTACGACACCACGCGGGAGAACGCCCGGCCCTGGCTGTACGGCATCGCGGCCAATCTGATCGGCAAGCAACGCCGCGCGGAGGTACGGGGCTTGCGCGCACTCGCGCGTACCGGTCGCGACCCCGTGGCCGAGTCCTGGGTCGAGCACGCCGACAGCCGGGTCACCGCCGAGGCCGCGCAGGCCGCGCTCGCCGGGGCCGTCGCCGGTCTGTCCGGCGGGGACCGGCACGTCCTGCTGCTGGTCGCCTGGGCGGACTTCAGCTATCAGGAAGTCGCCGACGCGCTCTCCCTGCCGATCGGCACGGTCCGCTCCCGGCTCAACAGGGCCCGGCGCAAGGTACGTACGGCGCTGGGCGGCGACGACCCCACCCGAGTGACAGACGTTGCGGAGGCGACGAGCCATGGATGA
- a CDS encoding CU044_5270 family protein has product MDETTIVGELRADAPLPDRARLAPGRQRLLDSARSGGGRVRGLRSDWRTAAAGAVVAITVAAVTTTLLVGGDGHDRAPVSLVGGAGKVGSARDVLLDAAAMVEDDPVPRPGAEQWIYTRESTYNASMSGSSGIMIPLDPGQEPPPGATPTHMPGVGRSVFLTGPGPHEVEEWTPFADPAAEKGKKDDDYSAREIFAFLADLPDDPEKVLDKVLAFYPTGPASAETPEEHAFRALGLLTTEQPIVHPEGLAKVYRAMAGVPGLKAGRVTDTAGRETVAIGRKESGGAGKDADIRMYLLDPATGLPVGELWTAGKDSPTPGEGGSEGGSEGDSEGKGAGGRPLPGKGPGWKKGDVYMANLVLESALVAEEHERP; this is encoded by the coding sequence ATGGATGAGACGACGATCGTCGGCGAACTGCGCGCCGATGCACCGCTTCCCGACCGCGCCAGGCTGGCACCGGGCCGGCAACGGCTGCTCGACTCGGCGCGGTCGGGCGGCGGCCGGGTCCGCGGGCTGCGCTCCGACTGGCGTACGGCGGCGGCCGGCGCCGTGGTCGCGATCACGGTGGCCGCTGTGACGACCACCCTGCTGGTGGGGGGCGACGGGCACGACCGGGCGCCCGTGTCGCTGGTGGGCGGAGCGGGGAAGGTCGGCAGCGCGAGGGACGTCCTGCTGGACGCCGCCGCGATGGTGGAGGACGACCCGGTGCCGAGGCCCGGCGCCGAGCAGTGGATCTACACCCGCGAGAGCACCTACAACGCGTCTATGAGCGGGAGCAGCGGCATCATGATCCCGCTCGATCCCGGCCAGGAGCCCCCGCCGGGGGCGACGCCCACGCACATGCCCGGTGTGGGGAGGAGCGTTTTCCTGACCGGCCCCGGGCCGCACGAGGTCGAGGAGTGGACGCCCTTCGCCGACCCGGCGGCGGAGAAGGGAAAGAAGGACGACGACTACTCCGCCCGTGAGATCTTCGCCTTCCTCGCCGATCTGCCCGACGACCCGGAGAAGGTGCTCGACAAGGTCCTGGCGTTCTACCCGACCGGCCCCGCGAGCGCGGAGACGCCCGAGGAGCACGCGTTCCGGGCACTCGGACTGCTGACCACCGAGCAGCCGATCGTCCATCCCGAGGGGCTGGCGAAGGTCTACCGCGCGATGGCCGGGGTCCCCGGCTTGAAGGCGGGCCGGGTCACCGACACGGCGGGCCGGGAGACGGTCGCCATCGGCCGGAAGGAGTCCGGAGGCGCCGGCAAGGACGCCGACATCCGGATGTATCTGCTGGATCCGGCGACGGGTCTGCCGGTCGGTGAGCTGTGGACGGCGGGCAAGGACAGCCCCACTCCCGGCGAGGGAGGCAGCGAGGGAGGCAGCGAGGGGGACAGCGAGGGGAAGGGCGCCGGGGGACGGCCCTTGCCCGGCAAGGGCCCCGGATGGAAGAAGGGCGACGTCTACATGGCGAACCTGGTGCTGGAGTCGGCTCTGGTCGCCGAGGAACACGAGCGACCCTGA
- the dapD gene encoding 2,3,4,5-tetrahydropyridine-2,6-dicarboxylate N-succinyltransferase: MTDTTAIRTTGAVAAGLATLTADGTVLDTWYPAPALADEPGPAGTERLDAGRAAELLGDAAGKATGPDTRRGVEVVAVRTVIASLDDKPLDAHDAYLRLHLLSHRLVKPHGQNLDGLFGLLTNVAWTSLGPVAVDALETVRLNARAEGLHLQVTSVDKFPRMTDYVAPKGVRIGDADRVRLGAHLAEGTTVMHEGFVNFNAGTLGTSMVEGRISAGVVVGDGSDIGGGASTMGTLSGGGTERIVIGERCLIGAEAGVGIALGDECVVEAGLYVTAGTRVTLPDGEIVKARGLSGASNILFRRNSVTGAVEARPNNAVWGGLNDVLHSHN, from the coding sequence ATGACCGACACGACTGCTATTCGCACCACCGGCGCCGTCGCCGCCGGGCTCGCCACCCTCACCGCGGACGGCACCGTCCTCGACACCTGGTACCCCGCCCCCGCCCTGGCCGACGAGCCGGGCCCGGCCGGCACCGAGCGGCTGGACGCCGGCCGCGCCGCCGAACTGCTCGGAGACGCCGCAGGCAAGGCCACCGGCCCCGACACCCGGCGCGGCGTCGAGGTCGTAGCCGTCCGTACGGTCATCGCCTCGCTGGACGACAAGCCGCTCGACGCCCACGACGCCTACCTGCGGCTGCACCTGCTCAGCCACCGGCTGGTCAAGCCGCACGGCCAGAACCTCGACGGACTCTTCGGCCTCCTCACCAACGTCGCCTGGACCTCGCTGGGCCCGGTCGCCGTCGACGCGCTGGAGACGGTACGGCTCAACGCCCGCGCGGAGGGGCTGCACCTCCAGGTCACCTCGGTCGACAAGTTCCCGCGCATGACGGACTACGTCGCCCCCAAGGGCGTCCGCATCGGCGACGCCGACCGGGTCCGGCTCGGCGCGCACCTCGCCGAGGGCACCACCGTGATGCACGAGGGCTTCGTCAACTTCAACGCGGGCACCCTCGGCACCTCCATGGTCGAGGGCCGGATCTCGGCCGGGGTCGTCGTCGGCGACGGCTCCGACATCGGCGGCGGCGCCTCCACCATGGGCACCCTGTCCGGCGGCGGCACGGAGCGCATCGTGATCGGCGAGCGCTGCCTCATCGGCGCCGAGGCGGGCGTGGGCATCGCGCTCGGCGACGAGTGCGTGGTGGAGGCCGGGCTCTATGTCACGGCCGGTACGCGCGTGACCCTGCCGGACGGGGAGATCGTCAAGGCGCGCGGGCTGTCCGGCGCGTCGAACATCCTCTTCCGCCGCAACTCGGTGACCGGTGCGGTCGAGGCGCGTCCGAACAACGCGGTCTGGGGCGGACTGAACGACGTCCTGCACAGCCACAACTGA
- a CDS encoding DUF4232 domain-containing protein: protein MTGRHGRAARLAGALVLLLTAAGCAHLRTEIEAEIEAEAEAGRTAGAARPAPPAPGTSSPPPRPVSPGPLPSPPPPTPTRPPGCPPGGLALAIIGEDSAMGHRVATLQLRNCGDRPFSVKGHPGVELLDTGRQPVDVTISHKNDYSFTGRRDDRPRRLTLAPDGTAAAVVHWNNRVTSFDGAPTPGAHIRVTPAPGEAPISLPLAVDLGTDGTLDVTSWAAGPVGGR from the coding sequence ATGACGGGGCGACACGGCCGTGCCGCGCGGCTGGCCGGGGCGCTGGTCCTGCTGCTGACGGCGGCGGGATGCGCACACCTGAGGACGGAGATCGAGGCGGAGATCGAGGCAGAGGCCGAGGCGGGACGGACGGCTGGCGCGGCTCGCCCCGCCCCGCCCGCTCCGGGCACGTCGTCGCCCCCGCCCCGGCCCGTGTCCCCCGGCCCGCTCCCGTCCCCGCCACCGCCGACCCCGACCAGGCCGCCCGGCTGTCCGCCGGGCGGCCTCGCTCTCGCGATCATCGGCGAGGACTCCGCGATGGGCCACCGGGTGGCCACGCTCCAGCTCCGGAACTGCGGCGACCGGCCCTTCTCCGTCAAGGGCCACCCGGGCGTCGAACTCCTCGACACCGGGCGTCAACCGGTCGATGTCACCATCAGCCACAAGAATGACTACAGCTTCACCGGCAGACGCGACGACCGCCCCCGGCGGCTGACACTCGCACCCGACGGGACGGCCGCCGCCGTGGTGCACTGGAACAACCGCGTCACGTCGTTCGACGGAGCCCCCACCCCGGGCGCCCACATCCGCGTCACGCCCGCCCCCGGCGAGGCCCCGATCTCCCTGCCCCTCGCCGTCGACCTCGGTACGGACGGCACCCTGGACGTCACCTCCTGGGCGGCCGGCCCTGTCGGCGGTCGATGA
- a CDS encoding SMI1/KNR4 family protein, giving the protein MSTGHTDIEGAAHRHAAAHGHADAERTAAGHTDAERADPADLDTLRAAFRPELRRPPLGWAAVHAYEHEQGVVLPEPYRTLVAEICDGSDEGPADIDGLIPLRRLPADWGADDGQRAVGREFPLTEAWLWEDDPRPYEELEPLIDQVGNDGSVVLGTDGCGLYWHLVVTGPQRGRIWAVGDVGAAPFEGDAGFADWVAHWAERR; this is encoded by the coding sequence ATGAGCACCGGACACACGGACATCGAAGGCGCGGCTCACCGACACGCAGCGGCTCACGGACACGCGGACGCCGAACGTACGGCTGCCGGACACACCGACGCCGAACGCGCGGACCCCGCCGACCTCGACACGCTGCGCGCCGCCTTCCGGCCCGAGCTGCGCCGGCCCCCGCTGGGCTGGGCGGCCGTGCACGCGTACGAGCACGAGCAGGGCGTCGTACTGCCGGAGCCGTACCGCACGCTGGTCGCCGAGATATGCGACGGCAGCGACGAGGGCCCGGCCGACATCGACGGGCTGATCCCGCTGCGGCGGCTGCCCGCGGACTGGGGGGCCGACGACGGACAGCGCGCCGTCGGCAGGGAGTTCCCCCTCACCGAGGCGTGGCTGTGGGAGGACGACCCCCGGCCGTACGAGGAACTGGAGCCGCTGATCGACCAGGTCGGCAACGACGGCAGCGTCGTGCTGGGCACCGACGGCTGCGGGCTCTACTGGCATCTGGTCGTCACCGGCCCGCAGCGTGGCCGGATATGGGCGGTCGGCGATGTGGGAGCCGCGCCCTTCGAGGGCGACGCGGGGTTCGCCGACTGGGTGGCGCACTGGGCCGAAAGGCGCTGA